One window of Campylobacter avium LMG 24591 genomic DNA carries:
- a CDS encoding ABC transporter ATP-binding protein, with translation MIELKNICKKYDSKAVLTNITVSFNKHKITSLIGSNGAGKSTALGIASRLIKPDSGEIIIDGLELSKYKSHELAQKISILKQQNNINIRLRVKELVSFGRFPYSQGKLNSKDEAKIKEAIAYMDLQGLEDRFLDSLSGGQRQRAYIAMIIAQDTDYILLDEPLNNLDMKHSLQIMKILRSLANDFNKSIILVLHDINFASVHSDYIVAMKNGEILCSKESKDIIKEDVLKEVFDMDIKIHEIEKKRICFYFN, from the coding sequence ATGATAGAACTTAAAAATATTTGCAAAAAATACGATTCAAAAGCAGTTTTAACCAACATCACAGTATCTTTTAACAAGCACAAAATCACCTCTTTAATAGGCTCAAACGGTGCCGGTAAAAGCACAGCACTTGGCATAGCAAGTAGGCTTATAAAGCCTGATAGTGGAGAAATCATCATAGACGGGCTTGAGTTAAGCAAATACAAAAGCCACGAACTAGCGCAAAAAATTTCCATACTAAAACAACAAAACAACATTAACATAAGGCTTAGAGTAAAGGAGCTAGTTAGCTTTGGCCGCTTTCCTTATTCTCAAGGCAAACTAAATTCCAAAGATGAGGCAAAGATAAAAGAAGCCATTGCGTATATGGATTTACAAGGGCTTGAGGATAGATTTTTAGACTCTTTAAGCGGAGGACAAAGGCAAAGAGCCTATATAGCCATGATTATCGCGCAAGATACAGACTATATACTACTTGATGAACCGCTTAATAACCTTGATATGAAGCATTCTTTGCAGATTATGAAAATTCTACGCTCCTTAGCAAATGATTTTAACAAGTCCATAATCCTAGTTCTGCACGACATAAATTTCGCCTCCGTGCACTCAGATTACATAGTTGCTATGAAAAATGGCGAAATTCTGTGCAGCAAAGAAAGCAAGGACATCATAAAAGAAGATGTCTTAAAAGAAGTTTTTGACATGGATATAAAAATACACGAGATAGAAAAAAAACGAATTTGTTTTTATTTTAATTAA
- a CDS encoding siderophore ABC transporter substrate-binding protein, translated as MKKILFIAIFSVFAFIACSSENKSDTHTSSEANLSEANSSANKVTGTNVSIIPIEWTSLGDRIELKHSMGVAEVQKNPQKVVSFDIGAIDTFEALGLGDKIVGVPAKTLPKYLEKYNSKQNVGSVVEIDFEALSALKPDLILISGRQAKFYEKLNEIAPTVFVGLDNTNFVESFRAKVIAIASLYGEVGQSHGEGLSADSAFETVKKLLSDIEAQKALVDKDKKALVILTNANRISVFGPNSRFGVLYDLFGLSPADTNLKIGTHGNRADSEYILKVNPDYLFVVDRNVIAKNKETAAAALDNPLIAKTKAAQNGKIIYLDPELWYLAGGGGLISLKAMSDEVFEAIK; from the coding sequence ATGAAAAAAATACTTTTCATTGCGATTTTTTCAGTTTTTGCTTTTATAGCTTGCTCTAGCGAAAATAAAAGCGATACACACACAAGCTCTGAGGCAAATTTAAGTGAGGCAAACAGCTCTGCCAACAAAGTAACAGGCACAAATGTAAGCATAATTCCTATCGAATGGACTAGCTTAGGCGATAGGATAGAGCTAAAGCACTCAATGGGCGTGGCAGAGGTTCAAAAAAATCCCCAAAAGGTAGTAAGCTTTGACATAGGAGCTATCGATACCTTTGAAGCTTTGGGTTTAGGAGATAAGATAGTTGGCGTTCCTGCAAAAACACTACCTAAATACCTTGAAAAATACAACTCAAAGCAAAATGTTGGCTCTGTTGTTGAGATTGACTTTGAAGCCTTAAGTGCTTTAAAACCTGACCTAATCTTAATCTCTGGCAGGCAGGCAAAATTTTACGAAAAACTAAACGAGATAGCACCGACAGTTTTTGTGGGACTTGATAATACAAATTTCGTAGAAAGCTTTAGAGCTAAGGTTATAGCCATAGCTTCACTTTACGGCGAAGTAGGACAAAGCCACGGTGAAGGTTTATCAGCAGACAGTGCCTTTGAAACTGTAAAAAAACTTTTAAGCGACATTGAAGCGCAAAAAGCCCTTGTTGATAAAGACAAAAAGGCGCTTGTTATACTTACAAATGCGAACAGAATTTCAGTTTTTGGACCAAATTCACGCTTTGGTGTGCTTTATGATTTATTTGGTTTAAGCCCGGCTGATACTAATTTAAAGATAGGCACACACGGCAACAGAGCTGATTCTGAGTATATTTTAAAAGTAAATCCTGATTATTTGTTTGTAGTAGATAGAAATGTAATAGCAAAAAACAAAGAGACTGCCGCAGCTGCACTTGATAATCCTTTAATCGCCAAAACAAAGGCCGCACAAAATGGCAAAATTATATACCTAGACCCTGAGCTTTGGTATCTAGCCGGAGGCGGTGGGCTTATATCTTTAAAAGCTATGAGCGATGAGGTATTTGAGGCTATAAAATAA
- a CDS encoding type II toxin-antitoxin system RelE family toxin, giving the protein MTYEIIYDKNVIKFLDKLAKSNPRKFKGINYFLTNILPKAENPAKLANAKYLKGYDDNRYRWRLGDYRIIGIVENNTFKLIQIIKIAKRDENTYR; this is encoded by the coding sequence ATGACTTATGAAATTATATATGATAAAAATGTTATTAAATTTTTAGACAAGTTAGCCAAATCAAACCCTAGAAAATTTAAAGGGATAAATTATTTTTTAACAAATATATTACCCAAAGCTGAAAACCCAGCCAAACTTGCGAACGCCAAATACCTAAAAGGATACGATGATAACCGCTACCGCTGGAGGTTAGGGGATTATAGAATAATAGGAATTGTAGAAAACAACACTTTCAAATTAATTCAAATAATTAAGATTGCAAAAAGGGATGAAAACACTTATAGATGA
- a CDS encoding SLC13 family permease has protein sequence MSVKAIFRLLKRKKTRLKSKNEVLAGILVAAFFSSATWFISILYYQASFQVSSFLGILVFLIVLWTNSALPLGVVSLLPIVLFPAFGILDVKSATSNYANPIVFLFLGGFMLATAVEKIGLHKIIAKSLLSRFPKTPKGIITAFGTASVILGSALSNSTVALLLVPIALSITEDNVLKTRFLLAVAFGASISGITTPIGTPPNLIFLGFLETTGLGSISFVGWMLLMLPLSISMLYVMIQILSYKLGKEELKIDAFDDITITFEHKKLLFFIFLLLVILLLNSPVKPIYQGLGFNENVILLAFGLLMFIPKIGLLSWEDSRSIPYEIIFLFGAGFCVAMAISKIQLGDAFAPIFAYFSTLPLLLFILCVCFFVLFLTMFISSTALSAILLSVLYASTKEFLEPNYQSLIMLIATICIGFSFLLPFSTPPNAIVANRGNIKPLVMFKFGSVLSIFGIILIVIFSLAYWQWFL, from the coding sequence ATGAGTGTAAAAGCTATTTTTAGATTATTAAAAAGAAAAAAAACCCGTTTAAAAAGCAAAAATGAAGTTCTAGCAGGGATTTTAGTAGCCGCCTTTTTCTCATCTGCTACTTGGTTTATAAGCATTTTGTATTATCAAGCAAGTTTTCAGGTAAGCTCCTTTCTTGGAATTTTGGTATTTTTGATAGTGCTTTGGACGAACTCTGCCTTGCCTCTTGGCGTTGTGTCCTTGCTTCCTATCGTGCTTTTTCCAGCCTTTGGAATTTTAGATGTTAAGAGTGCTACTAGCAATTACGCAAACCCCATAGTGTTTTTGTTTTTGGGTGGTTTTATGCTAGCTACTGCGGTTGAAAAGATTGGTTTGCACAAAATCATAGCCAAAAGCTTGCTTTCTCGCTTTCCTAAAACCCCAAAAGGCATTATAACGGCCTTTGGAACGGCTAGCGTTATTTTAGGAAGTGCTTTATCAAATTCAACCGTCGCCCTACTCTTAGTGCCTATAGCGCTTTCGATAACAGAAGATAATGTTTTAAAGACTAGATTTTTGCTAGCTGTTGCCTTTGGAGCAAGCATTAGCGGTATCACAACGCCCATAGGCACGCCGCCAAATCTCATCTTTCTAGGTTTTTTAGAAACTACAGGGCTTGGAAGCATTAGTTTTGTGGGTTGGATGCTTTTAATGCTGCCGCTAAGCATTAGTATGCTTTACGTGATGATACAAATTTTATCTTATAAGCTTGGCAAAGAGGAGCTTAAAATAGACGCTTTCGATGACATAACGATTACTTTTGAACACAAAAAGCTTTTATTTTTCATCTTTTTGCTACTTGTTATACTGCTTTTAAATTCGCCCGTAAAACCCATATACCAAGGGCTTGGCTTTAATGAAAATGTCATTTTGCTAGCCTTTGGGCTTTTGATGTTCATACCTAAGATAGGACTTTTGTCTTGGGAGGATTCAAGAAGCATTCCTTACGAAATCATATTTTTGTTCGGTGCGGGCTTTTGCGTGGCCATGGCTATATCTAAAATTCAGCTAGGTGATGCCTTTGCGCCGATTTTTGCGTATTTTTCCACCCTGCCCCTGCTTTTATTTATACTATGCGTGTGCTTTTTCGTGCTTTTCTTAACTATGTTTATAAGCTCAACTGCCCTAAGTGCCATACTGCTTTCAGTGCTATACGCTTCAACTAAGGAATTTTTGGAGCCAAATTACCAAAGCTTGATTATGCTAATTGCCACCATTTGCATAGGCTTTTCCTTTCTTTTGCCTTTTTCAACGCCTCCAAATGCCATAGTTGCAAACAGAGGCAACATCAAACCCTTAGTTATGTTTAAATTTGGCTCGGTTTTAAGTATCTTTGGCATTATACTTATAGTGATTTTCTCGCTTGCTTATTGGCAATGGTTTTTGTAA